GCAGCTCCTATATGCTTGCCGACGCCGAAATCGAGTTCACCCGCCGCATCGTTGCGGAGGCGGGCCTGCAAACACACTCCGTTCATGCCAGCAACGGCGTCAACCCGGTGAGCGAGCTCGCCCATGCCGGACCTGTCCCATTCGCGCAGGAGACACGCAAGAACTTCCTCTCTCACCACGATTGGCAGCGTCAAAGCGGGGTGGAGCTTCTAAAAAACCGTATCGATCTCGCTGCGGCCCTCGGCGCTCCGAATGTCGTGCTCCACGTCGACATCACCGACGACACGTTCCGCAGCGTTGAAAACGAGAACCTGTTGTTCGAGCCCCTGTTCCGATCCTTCGACGACGTCGAGGCCCATTGCATCGAACGCAACGTGCAGATCGCGGTCGAAACCCTGGTCAAGGCAAATGCGGAAAATTACCTCAAGCTCTATGCCCGCCTCTTTAGCCGCTACAGTTCCGACTTCGTTGGCGTCTGCTACGACAGCGGCCATTGGGAACTGATCGAGCCCGGCAAGCTGTCGGTGCTGGAGCGCCATGGCGATCGGCTGATCGCCACGCATATTCATGACAACTTCGGCGCAAAGGACGACCATCTGCTGCCATTCGACGGCAGGCTTGACTGGGATGCGATCACAAAAGCCATTGCGGCAACAAATTACAGGACGCCCTTGAACTTCGAGACGCCGATGGACCGCTACGTGCTGTCGGAGTCGTCCTACTATCAGCGGGCACACGCTATCGCTCTGCGGCTTGAAGAGATGGTTGCGTCGGCGCGGGATCGGGCGGCAAATTGACAAGCGACCTCGACACTCGGCTCGATTTGCTTCGGAACATCACCAGCAAGGTTGGAGCCTTCGCGCTGGCCCGGTTTGGCAATCTTTCCCACATCGTCATCGAGACCAAGGGTGAGGCCGACTACGTCAGCGCAGCCGATCGTGACGCCGAAAGTCTTGCCCGCAGGCTGATCCACGCCCAGTTCCCCGCCGACGCGATCGTCGGCGAGGAACAGCTTGGCGATGCCGAAGTTGACCATTGGTTGATCGATCCGATCGATGGGACCGCGAATTTCCTGTCGGGCATACCGCTCTGGGCGGTCTCTATCGCTTTTGTCCGCAACAAGGAGCCGGTCCTCGGCGCTGTTGCGCTACCGGCACTCGATACTCTGTTGTGGGCTTCTGTGGATGGCCCATTGCATGGGACAGGCTCGGTTTCGCCGCTTGTCGGGGCGCAGCCGATCGCCTTTGGCATAGGCCGCAACCGAACATGGCCCCTCGCCCATCGCCTCGAAGTCGAGGCCGCGTTTGAGGCGCGCGGTTATCATATCGTCTGCCTTGGAAGCTGTGCCGCAGCACTTGCGATGGTCGCGGCGGGTCGGCTTGCCGGCTATGTCGAGCACGGCACCCATCTTTGGGATTGTGCGGCCGGACATGTCTTGTGTCGCGCAGCCGGTGCGCCTTCGTCCATTCTCTTCGAGGCAGATGGGAAAGTCGCCATCATTGCCGCTCCGCAGCATCTCAGAGTAACGGCCAAAGCCGACGCGCGATCCCTATCCGAAAAACACATCTTCGATCCGGGTTCAGATCGAATATCGCACAGGATGGAGAGCAGTGCAGATTGACGCGCGTCATGGCTCTGCTGATAAAACGAGCCACCAAGTGATGCCCTTGCCGTTCGGCAAGCTGGTCCTGTGCCTGCTCGTCGCTGGGACGATTGCTGCTTTGATAGCCGTTCTGCTCTACCCGCCTCTCAACCCATTGGCGCTGTTTTCGATGCTCGACTGGAACCTGATCGCGGCGGCGGAACCATTGGTTCGTCAATGCGGTTCGCTGCCTCTCCTAGACAAGTTTCCGAGCCTCGGCTGGAACACCGTGCTTTTTTGCGCAACCCTTCCCAGCACAGACGAGCCACTGCGGACAGACAGTTTCGTCGCCCATACGCGCGACACGATCCTCGCCAATCTTGGATCTGTCGAGCCGAACTGGAGGTGGAAGGTCTCCTCAGAGACCCCGGAGGCTTGCTCGCTCGCCTACCACCGGCAACGAGTTCTGTCAGCCTGGCTGGCAAGCGCGGAGCATTCGGTCTGTCTGCAAGCGCTTGCCAGGCGCGATACGCGGCTCATCAGCTTCTATTTCGTGCTGTCCGGACATATCGAAATCACCGACCGGCGGACACGCAAAACACTAAGCATCTCGCCTAATCATGTCGCGAGCGCCCGCGAACGTGCCGGCAACCGAATGACGATCCAATCTGAAAGTTCGTGGTTGGCCTTCCATATTCCCGAGTCGGCTCTCAGGCGAAGCTTCGAGGACCTGACCGGTAGACCCTATGTGCACGAGTTCGTATTGCCGGCTACCTGCTTTTCTCAAGATGACGTTCAAGGTCTGTATCAGACGCTCCGGCAGGCGGAAAGGGATCTCAACTCGGCAGCATCGAAAGCCATGCCTTTGTTGGCAAAGGCGTACAAGCAGCTGGCCCTCGTAAAGTTGTTCTCGACGATGCCGCACAATCTCGCTGAGGCATTCTGTCAGGGAACCAGCGGTGCGGCACCAAGACAGCTCCTTAAAGCTGAGGCGTTCATGCGCGAGAACCTGACCAACCCTGTTACGATCGAGGACCTCGCCGCCGCTGCCCGGTGCACGCCGCGGGCGCTCCAGAGGATGTTCCGCACCTATCGAGGAGGCTCGCCCATGAGCGTCCTCTGCAACTATAGGCTCGCCGCCGCCCATGGCGCCATCAAGGCCGGCCGGGCGGGCAGCATTACCGAGCTGGCCTTGAATCTTCAGTTTTCCAATCCGGGCCGGTTCTCGGTTCTCTATAAGAGCGCCTACGGTCTCAGCCCCTCGTCCGCCCTTCGTTTCACCCGTAACGAGGGCTCCGTCGAGCAGGCCTAGTCCAAGGGCGACAGACCCAAGCAGCGCTTGGCCCCGGGGAGCGCTCTGCCACTAAAAACGGACAGCGTCCCGACATTCCTGGACCGCACTCGACGGTTTGCCCTAGCGCATCGGCCCGAAAATCGGAACCGATTTTCGGAAAGCACAATGGGTAGATTCGAAGACTTACAGCGCCTTTGTGCGTCCTGAAGGACGCACGGCGCTGTAGGCGGGCGATCCTTCCCCATTATCCTGCGAGGCAAAGTCCGACGGCCATGAAAGCCGTGTCGCCACCGGTATAGAGCGCCTGGGAAAACGCCCATAGCGTCGAGATGAAATGCGCCGCCAGGCTGGAGGCTCTGGCGGCGCTAGTCGGGAAGAGCCCTCTTCTCATCGGGCGATATATATCTATCATCAGTTTCTTATATGTCAAGTTGTTTCAAGTTTTATTACGCGCCAATTCGGCGCCATCATACAAACTATTTGTATGATTAGTAACATTGCCCAGTCTTTTGCGCTGTACAAAATGCGACAATATTTACGTGTTGCGTTAACAACGAATGTCTACCACTTTCATTTCGTCGCCTTACGGAATTCATATACCTTTAGAATATGAATATATTCGTTGGTAAAGGTAGCGCGCTGCCCGTCAATATTGACGGCCCGTTTCGCCGCAGCGCGAGCGAGGGTGCCGTTGAAGTTCAGGACCGACCTGCCCCGGCCCTTGCCCAACCCAAAAGAGAGATCGACCGCATGAGAATGAATTTTAGCACTGTGCTTCTCGGCTCCAGCGTTGCCCTTGCAGCAGTCTCTGGTGCACAAGCGGCTGACGCGATCGTCGCTGCGGAGCCGGAACCGATGGACTACGTTCGCGTCTGCGACGCTTTCGGCATCGGCTATTTCTATATCCCCGGCACAGAAACGTGCCTGAAGATCAATGGTTACGCTCGTTTCCAGGTCTCGTTTGGCCCGGATGAGGTCAACAAACGCCAAGGCTGGGGGGCCCAGGGCACGTCCGACTGGGACGCCTTCTCGCGCGCATACATCGCCTTCAGCGCAAAGAGCGACACCGAACTTGGAACGCTCACTGGCTTCTTCGCCAGCGAGTTCAACGCTGACAACGACAGCGACGTCGGTGACAGCCTGATCAACCTCGACGAGGCCTATATCCAGCTCGGCGGTTTCAAGGCGGGTTTCTTCTACAGCTGGTGGGATAAAGGCCTGAACGGCGAAACTGACTCGCTGGCGAACATCACCGAGTTCAACTCGATTGCCTACCTCTATGAGGGCGGCGCGTTCCAGGCAGGCGTTGCCATCAATGAGCTCGAAGGGGCGACCACGAAGGCAAACGGCATCGGCGTGCAGGGCATCGTTTCGGCCACGGTCGGCGGCGTCTCGATCGACCTTCTCGGCGGTTACGATACCGAGGTCGAGGAAGGAGCCATCCGCGCGCTGGTTTCGGCCGAACTCGGCCCGGGCGTCTTCCAGATTGCCGGCGTCTGGGCATCCGACCCGAACGTCTATTTCGCCGCTTCCGAGTGGACCGTCGCCACCTCGTATCGCTACAACGCCACCGAAAAGCTCGCGATCACCCCGGGGCTTCATTATTGGGGTGATTACGGCTTCGTCAGCGATGCGGATCAATGGCGCGGTGGTCTGGCGGTTGACTACAAGATCACCTCTGGGTTGGCGTCACGTGTTTCCGTGCAGTACACAAGTCGCGACATCGGCGCAGACACGGAGGATTTCGTCAGCGGCTTCGTCCGCCTGCAGCGCGACTTCTAATCTGAGCTGAATCGCCACCTGTGGGCGGTTCGGGCACATCGCACTGAAGCGATGTTGCCGTGGTCCGGAACTGTGGCGGCAGTTCCGGACCCATTCAACAAACGGTTTTCTCAGCCATGTTGGTTGCGGGGTAAGCTTTTGCGATTTGAACCTGCGCATTTAAGTCTTTGATTTTGCTGGGGTGCGGTTCTTGAACCGGATTGACATACCCATAACCGAAGCACGCGGTTCCGGTGCAGGTTGGTTGTCGCAACCAACGATTCCTGCGATTGGAGGAGACGCCTCTGCCGAAGCTGGCCAGTTGTACCCCCGAATACGCCGCGAAGATGCAGCACTTCCGCGTGCTGAAACAGGCGCCGTTTCTGGCGGACACTTCGCGTCGCGGTCGATCGACTGGTCACAGATCGCCGCCGATCCAGGCACAGATTTTGGATCTTCTGTGGGAATTGCAGGCGCGGATGGGCATCTCTTATCTGTTCATTTCCCATGACCTTGGCGTGGTCGACCACATCAGCGATCATGTGGGCAGCAAACAAGCCATAGTGATCTGGAAATCAGCCGCAGAATGATGCTGTATTCTGCTCAAATATCAACATATTACGACTTCAAGAAGCGTGTATTTCAGCTGTACTACTACACCGGCGATACCGCGATGACGTCGGAAAGTGCAGCTGTTGAAAGCGCTGTTGTAATCATTTCAAAGGCGTCAATCATTAATAAGTTTCTGGCAATCGATGCCGGGGATCACGATGCCGAAAGTATGCTGGCCTCCGGGGATTTTAATTTCGCTGTCTCGCGGTCAGTTCGAATGAGCTGTGACTGGTGCTATTGGTTACGCTTTCTCAGCGACTTTCCCCCATTCTTCGCCCAATGAAGAAAGCCGCCAAACAGCCCCCGGCAGATAACTGGAAGCAAACGCGCCGCGTTGTCCTGCGTGATGACTTTAGATGCGTGTCGTGCTCGACTAAGGTGACGTCCGCCGAAGGCCGATGTGCATCATCTATTGCCTCGGTCTATGGGCGGGACCGATGAACCCT
The window above is part of the Sinorhizobium fredii NGR234 genome. Proteins encoded here:
- a CDS encoding sugar phosphate isomerase/epimerase family protein, with amino-acid sequence MDTCITVWHWPTHERWYDEGIRHSLDLIREAGFTHINWNPDSGSSYMLADAEIEFTRRIVAEAGLQTHSVHASNGVNPVSELAHAGPVPFAQETRKNFLSHHDWQRQSGVELLKNRIDLAAALGAPNVVLHVDITDDTFRSVENENLLFEPLFRSFDDVEAHCIERNVQIAVETLVKANAENYLKLYARLFSRYSSDFVGVCYDSGHWELIEPGKLSVLERHGDRLIATHIHDNFGAKDDHLLPFDGRLDWDAITKAIAATNYRTPLNFETPMDRYVLSESSYYQRAHAIALRLEEMVASARDRAAN
- a CDS encoding inositol monophosphatase family protein, which produces MTSDLDTRLDLLRNITSKVGAFALARFGNLSHIVIETKGEADYVSAADRDAESLARRLIHAQFPADAIVGEEQLGDAEVDHWLIDPIDGTANFLSGIPLWAVSIAFVRNKEPVLGAVALPALDTLLWASVDGPLHGTGSVSPLVGAQPIAFGIGRNRTWPLAHRLEVEAAFEARGYHIVCLGSCAAALAMVAAGRLAGYVEHGTHLWDCAAGHVLCRAAGAPSSILFEADGKVAIIAAPQHLRVTAKADARSLSEKHIFDPGSDRISHRMESSAD
- a CDS encoding porin, whose amino-acid sequence is MNFSTVLLGSSVALAAVSGAQAADAIVAAEPEPMDYVRVCDAFGIGYFYIPGTETCLKINGYARFQVSFGPDEVNKRQGWGAQGTSDWDAFSRAYIAFSAKSDTELGTLTGFFASEFNADNDSDVGDSLINLDEAYIQLGGFKAGFFYSWWDKGLNGETDSLANITEFNSIAYLYEGGAFQAGVAINELEGATTKANGIGVQGIVSATVGGVSIDLLGGYDTEVEEGAIRALVSAELGPGVFQIAGVWASDPNVYFAASEWTVATSYRYNATEKLAITPGLHYWGDYGFVSDADQWRGGLAVDYKITSGLASRVSVQYTSRDIGADTEDFVSGFVRLQRDF
- a CDS encoding helix-turn-helix transcriptional regulator, translated to MQIDARHGSADKTSHQVMPLPFGKLVLCLLVAGTIAALIAVLLYPPLNPLALFSMLDWNLIAAAEPLVRQCGSLPLLDKFPSLGWNTVLFCATLPSTDEPLRTDSFVAHTRDTILANLGSVEPNWRWKVSSETPEACSLAYHRQRVLSAWLASAEHSVCLQALARRDTRLISFYFVLSGHIEITDRRTRKTLSISPNHVASARERAGNRMTIQSESSWLAFHIPESALRRSFEDLTGRPYVHEFVLPATCFSQDDVQGLYQTLRQAERDLNSAASKAMPLLAKAYKQLALVKLFSTMPHNLAEAFCQGTSGAAPRQLLKAEAFMRENLTNPVTIEDLAAAARCTPRALQRMFRTYRGGSPMSVLCNYRLAAAHGAIKAGRAGSITELALNLQFSNPGRFSVLYKSAYGLSPSSALRFTRNEGSVEQA